The DNA window CCTTAAAAAAAGTAATATAATGGGAAGGAAAAGTGAAAATTGATCAATTAACCTTAATTTAATGTATTTGCAGagcttaattaattttttattttcaaaataataattagCTGCGTAAGAGTAATACTAACCGTGTTCTTATAATCCGAAGTCCAATGGGCCAATGGCAGCCCAGTTTGGTCCAAAACACAGCCAGTCCAATCATAAGGACGGCCATTGCAAATGTCCTCGTTCAGTCGTTCTGCTCTACTGCCTCTTGCATTTTGTCGTTTTATTCTGTATATTTTGAAGTTCGAACTGGTAGGGAGAGAGCCCGAGACAGATCCGTCCTTCTTTATCAAACAATGGAGAATCAGAAAATTCAAGAGGTTCGTACACATATACCTAAGCTATACTTTTAGATCGACTATCGATCGATTTACACATCTATCTTTGCGTGtcatattttctgttttcattgcAGATTTTAGAGAAACAAGTACTGACTGTAGTCAAGGCGGTAGAGGACAAGCTGGACGATGAGATCTCAGCCTTAGATCGCCTGGACAGTGATGACCTTGAGGCTTTGAGGGAGCGGAGGTTGCATCAGATGAAGAAGATGGCGGAGAAGCGCCGTCAGTATCTTGCTATTGGCCATGGGGAGTACTCTGAGATCCCGTCCGAGAAGGAATTCTTCTCCGTCGTGAAAGCAAGTGAACGGGTGGTTTGTCACTTCTATCGTGAGAACTGGCCTTGTAAGGTAAAGGCACTGAGAGGAACTATTGCATAGCTTTCGTTGTCTTTGTAGATTTTGAACAAGTTGGTTTAGGCCTTTCGGTGTTGAATATTAGTCGAATTGCCGCACAATTTGCTGATTTGGCTCGCGTGATTGAATTCCGGAGGTATTCTTGAAATAACTACGGTGCAATCAGTGAGTGTGTGGAGTCGGTGTCTGGGGGAGTTGGTGCGACAAGGAAATCAGATTTGTTTGgtgattttgttttgttaaaaCTTCATATATATTTTCACTGCTCAATTGTGGTAAAATTCAACCCAAGGGCTCTCTATTATTTTTTCCAGATGCATCCCTACAACAACT is part of the Tripterygium wilfordii isolate XIE 37 chromosome 7, ASM1340144v1, whole genome shotgun sequence genome and encodes:
- the LOC120001941 gene encoding thioredoxin domain-containing protein 9 homolog; translation: MGQWQPSLVQNTASPIIRTAIANVLVQSFCSTASCILSFYSVYFEVRTGRERARDRSVLLYQTMENQKIQEILEKQVLTVVKAVEDKLDDEISALDRLDSDDLEALRERRLHQMKKMAEKRRQYLAIGHGEYSEIPSEKEFFSVVKASERVVCHFYRENWPCKVMDKHMSILAKQHIETRFVKIQAEKSPFLTERLKIIVLPTLALVRKGKVEDYVVGFDELGGTDEFSTEELEERLAKAQVIIFEGESSQSIVKSNAQTKRSVRQSANSDSDSD